Proteins co-encoded in one Deferribacterota bacterium genomic window:
- a CDS encoding aldehyde dehydrogenase family protein — MVDINLKHTNHYIDGKWQNSVNNNSREILTPYDGTCITKVSEGSLEDVQKAIKAARSAFDGKYYEKMNNLARADILESISDKIKENKEELATLESLNTGKTLEESKWDMDDIVGVFSYYASLIMNNKDESISNLMPNITSYVIKEPIGVCALILPWNYPLLQASWKIAAAFAAGCTMIIKPSELTPLTTLKLVEFIDEFDIPKGVINLVLGDGINVGEELAKNNLVDMVSFTGGIDTGKRIMRNASTNVKKVALELGGKNPHIIFRDADLNTALDFVFNGVFFHCGQICSAGSRVLLQEDIYDELKEKIVEKAKNIKLGFPFDSDTQMGCLISKKQLDKVEYYVDSARKEGATILTGGERASDKKFSKGYFYLPTVIDNCNSKMEIVQNEVFGPVITLESFKTPEEAVSLANDTIYGLSAGFWSKNVDIIEYMSKNLRFGTIWVNDFNVYYPFAPWGGCKQSGIGRELGEEGLLEYYEIKHIYNNSKNKPVRWF, encoded by the coding sequence ATGGTAGATATAAACTTAAAACATACAAATCATTATATAGATGGTAAATGGCAAAATTCAGTTAATAATAATAGTAGAGAGATACTAACTCCCTATGATGGTACTTGTATTACAAAGGTTAGTGAAGGTAGTCTAGAGGACGTGCAAAAGGCTATAAAAGCAGCTAGGAGTGCTTTTGATGGGAAATATTATGAGAAAATGAATAACCTCGCTAGAGCAGATATACTTGAAAGTATAAGTGATAAAATCAAAGAAAATAAAGAAGAGCTAGCGACCCTTGAAAGTTTAAATACAGGTAAAACATTGGAAGAGTCAAAGTGGGATATGGATGATATTGTAGGTGTTTTTAGTTATTATGCATCTCTTATAATGAATAATAAAGATGAGAGCATATCTAACTTAATGCCTAATATAACAAGTTATGTAATAAAAGAGCCAATAGGGGTGTGTGCCTTAATTCTCCCATGGAATTATCCACTTTTGCAAGCCTCATGGAAAATAGCAGCTGCCTTTGCTGCTGGTTGTACTATGATTATTAAGCCCTCTGAACTAACCCCACTAACAACTTTAAAATTAGTCGAGTTCATAGATGAATTTGATATTCCAAAGGGTGTTATTAATCTTGTTTTAGGTGATGGCATTAATGTTGGTGAGGAATTAGCTAAAAACAACTTAGTTGATATGGTTTCCTTTACAGGTGGAATTGATACTGGCAAAAGGATAATGAGAAATGCATCAACTAATGTTAAAAAGGTAGCACTTGAGCTAGGAGGTAAAAACCCTCACATTATATTTAGAGATGCCGATCTTAATACGGCTTTAGATTTTGTATTTAATGGTGTCTTCTTCCATTGTGGACAAATCTGCTCTGCAGGCTCTAGAGTATTGTTACAGGAAGATATATATGATGAATTAAAAGAGAAGATAGTGGAAAAGGCAAAAAACATAAAATTAGGTTTTCCCTTTGATAGCGATACTCAAATGGGATGTCTTATCTCTAAGAAACAGCTAGATAAGGTTGAATATTATGTAGATTCAGCAAGAAAAGAAGGAGCTACTATCTTAACAGGGGGTGAAAGGGCAAGTGATAAAAAATTTTCAAAGGGGTATTTTTATTTACCAACTGTTATCGATAATTGTAACAGTAAGATGGAGATAGTTCAAAATGAGGTATTTGGTCCTGTGATAACATTGGAGTCTTTTAAAACACCTGAGGAAGCAGTAAGTCTTGCTAATGATACAATTTACGGTTTATCCGCTGGTTTTTGGAGTAAAAATGTTGATATAATAGAATATATGAGTAAAAATTTGAGGTTTGGTACTATTTGGGTCAATGATTTTAATGTGTATTATCCCTTTGCACCATGGGGTGGTTGCAAACAATCTGGTATTGGTAGAGAATTAGGTGAAGAGGGTTTGCTTGAATATTATGAGATAAAACATATATACAATAATAGTAAAAATAAACCTGTTAGGTGGTTTTGA
- a CDS encoding SDR family oxidoreductase, with the protein MQTGFLKGKNALVTGGASGMGKAMAFNFARYGANVAICSLLSKNDSIDIKELANIPAVEEMDNTKKELESIGVKVIAGNVDVTNNDQLVEFFNIVKKEFGKIDILANAAGVTAEHVLEDHPEELWLRVMDVNINGVFRSTKLAIKDMKKNGWGRIINIASTAAHVGAETSAAYCASKSAVVGFTRAVALEGAPYKVTCNSISPTWVESKFGVKWIGDIAKKQLNKDPEEYLQELREENPQKRLIQPEEIGAVALFLCSNEAKGINGEDIRVTGGAIW; encoded by the coding sequence ATGCAGACTGGGTTTTTAAAAGGAAAAAATGCGCTTGTAACTGGTGGAGCATCAGGGATGGGGAAAGCTATGGCTTTTAACTTTGCACGTTATGGAGCAAATGTAGCTATATGTTCCCTACTTTCTAAAAATGATTCTATTGATATTAAAGAACTAGCTAATATCCCAGCAGTAGAAGAGATGGATAATACAAAAAAAGAGCTTGAATCTATTGGTGTGAAGGTTATAGCTGGCAATGTAGATGTAACAAATAATGATCAATTAGTTGAATTTTTTAATATTGTAAAGAAAGAATTTGGGAAAATAGATATTTTAGCTAATGCAGCAGGTGTAACTGCTGAGCATGTGCTTGAGGATCATCCAGAGGAGCTATGGCTTAGGGTTATGGATGTTAATATAAATGGAGTGTTTAGATCAACTAAACTAGCAATAAAAGATATGAAGAAAAATGGTTGGGGCAGAATTATAAATATTGCTTCAACGGCAGCCCATGTTGGTGCTGAAACATCGGCAGCATATTGTGCGTCAAAATCTGCAGTAGTTGGTTTTACAAGAGCAGTTGCCTTGGAGGGTGCCCCTTATAAAGTAACATGTAATTCAATTAGCCCTACTTGGGTGGAGTCTAAATTTGGTGTAAAATGGATAGGTGATATTGCTAAAAAACAATTGAATAAAGATCCAGAAGAATATTTGCAGGAACTAAGAGAAGAAAATCCTCAAAAGAGGCTAATACAACCTGAGGAGATTGGTGCTGTGGCCTTATTTTTATGTAGCAATGAAGCAAAGGGTATTAACGGTGAAGATATTAGAGTTACGGGAGGTGCTATATGGTAG